Proteins from one Methanococcus maripaludis C5 genomic window:
- the truD gene encoding tRNA pseudouridine(13) synthase TruD, whose protein sequence is MQPRFIQNARKKESEEIINQFRKEKQFKFRNNKIRQKLSEMPININKFILDMERFDGTLKKYPEDFIVEEITPEGTVLEVGKEIGFEDVEKWHGSFIHFTVEKTNWNTMDALKQIVRTTKTKRKNFGFAGTKDKFAVTTQRFGCFGLKKEQLENINIKDIVIRDVQKSNKKLRMGDLWGNKFTIKIRGLDLSKKEIKRISDLKLDYVLNYYGIQRFGLIRPITHIVGKFIYERDFESAFYTYCGTPISETGDSLEARQLVDVGEFKKALKLFNRNHDYEKRLIQQYLKYKDFKMAFTALPPQLNSMFVNAYQAYLFNEMINKRFEYGFDAKEGDILEDNTPTGTLIGYNTEFSGGIQGEIEKEIVERENLDLKKFKIEDFGNFYGTRRKMITPIYDFKSSFENDIFELSFKLERGNYATIVTREFTGNLS, encoded by the coding sequence ATGCAACCCCGGTTTATTCAAAATGCGAGAAAAAAAGAAAGTGAAGAGATAATTAACCAGTTTAGGAAAGAAAAACAGTTTAAATTTAGAAATAATAAAATAAGGCAGAAATTAAGCGAAATGCCAATAAATATTAACAAATTCATTTTAGATATGGAAAGATTTGACGGAACACTTAAAAAATACCCTGAAGATTTCATTGTTGAAGAGATAACTCCCGAAGGAACGGTTCTTGAAGTTGGAAAAGAAATCGGTTTTGAAGATGTTGAAAAGTGGCACGGCTCATTTATCCATTTTACAGTTGAAAAAACGAACTGGAACACGATGGATGCATTAAAACAGATCGTAAGAACAACAAAAACAAAAAGGAAAAATTTTGGATTTGCAGGAACTAAAGATAAATTTGCAGTAACTACTCAAAGATTTGGGTGTTTTGGACTTAAAAAAGAACAGCTTGAAAATATTAACATTAAAGATATTGTCATTCGAGATGTTCAAAAATCAAATAAAAAACTCAGAATGGGTGATCTCTGGGGAAACAAGTTTACGATAAAAATTAGGGGCTTGGATCTTTCAAAAAAAGAAATTAAAAGAATTTCCGATTTAAAATTAGATTACGTGTTAAATTACTACGGAATACAGAGATTTGGACTCATCAGACCAATTACGCATATTGTTGGAAAATTTATCTATGAACGGGACTTTGAAAGTGCATTTTACACCTACTGCGGAACTCCAATAAGTGAAACTGGCGATTCCCTTGAAGCACGACAGCTCGTTGACGTGGGCGAATTTAAAAAAGCTTTAAAATTATTTAATAGAAACCACGACTACGAAAAAAGATTAATTCAGCAGTACTTAAAATATAAAGACTTTAAAATGGCTTTTACCGCATTACCGCCGCAATTAAACAGCATGTTTGTAAATGCTTATCAGGCATATCTATTCAACGAAATGATAAACAAAAGATTTGAATACGGGTTTGATGCAAAAGAAGGAGATATATTGGAAGACAATACTCCAACGGGGACTTTGATTGGGTACAATACTGAATTTAGCGGTGGAATTCAGGGTGAAATTGAAAAAGAAATTGTTGAAAGGGAAAACCTAGATTTGAAAAAATTCAAAATCGAAGACTTTGGAAATTTCTATGGAACGAGAAGAAAAATGATAACTCCAATTTATGACTTTAAAAGCAGCTTTGAAAATGATATTTTTGAATTAAGCTTTAAACTTGAGCGCGGAAATTACGCTACAATCGTTACAAGAGAATTTACTGGAAATTTGAGTTAA
- a CDS encoding methanogenesis marker 15 protein, whose protein sequence is MAVKIAELTCGAEYSGVQAEIEKAAKEVGGEIVYPEVDLEYIDKVNDYLGFEVASANLKLMFARAMSIIEGNTDAEAVFISTCFRCAEGALVRNEVRRLIQQNTDLPVVMYSFTERTKASELLTRMEALVTIVDKKALLARKKQDGISLGLDSGSTTTKAVIMKDNEVIGTGWVYTKDVIESAQEALDAALKESGLKMENIETIGTTGYGRHTLGDHFKADLVQEELTVNSKGAAFLAGAQKGEATVIDIGGMDNKAISLNNAIPDGFTMGGICAGASGRFFEITAKRLDVSIQELGDIAATGDWRNVMMNSYCIVFGIQDLVTGLAGGATPNDVAAAAAHSVAEQIYEQQLQEVDVRDPLILVGGSSLLKGMVLALEEILGKKIIVPKYSQFIGAVGAALISSGYRNLKK, encoded by the coding sequence GTGGCTGTTAAAATAGCAGAACTTACCTGCGGAGCAGAGTACAGTGGTGTTCAGGCTGAAATTGAAAAAGCTGCGAAAGAAGTCGGTGGAGAAATTGTATATCCTGAAGTTGATTTAGAATATATTGACAAAGTTAACGATTATTTAGGATTTGAAGTTGCATCTGCTAACTTAAAATTAATGTTTGCACGAGCAATGTCAATTATTGAAGGAAACACTGATGCAGAAGCAGTTTTTATTTCAACCTGCTTTAGATGCGCTGAAGGGGCCCTTGTAAGAAACGAAGTTAGGAGATTAATACAACAAAACACAGATTTACCTGTTGTTATGTATTCATTTACCGAAAGAACGAAAGCTTCAGAATTACTTACGAGAATGGAAGCTTTGGTTACAATTGTTGATAAAAAAGCACTTCTTGCAAGGAAAAAGCAGGATGGTATAAGTTTAGGACTTGACAGTGGTTCAACTACAACAAAAGCAGTTATCATGAAAGATAACGAAGTTATTGGAACTGGCTGGGTTTATACTAAAGATGTTATCGAATCTGCACAAGAAGCGCTTGATGCAGCTTTGAAAGAATCCGGACTTAAAATGGAAAATATTGAAACAATTGGAACCACAGGTTATGGTAGACATACCCTTGGTGACCATTTTAAAGCTGATTTAGTACAAGAAGAATTAACAGTTAACTCAAAAGGAGCTGCATTTTTAGCAGGTGCTCAGAAAGGAGAAGCTACGGTAATTGATATTGGTGGAATGGATAACAAAGCAATTTCACTGAATAATGCGATTCCCGATGGCTTTACAATGGGTGGAATCTGTGCTGGTGCAAGCGGTAGGTTCTTTGAAATTACTGCAAAAAGGCTAGATGTTTCAATTCAGGAACTTGGTGACATTGCAGCAACTGGAGACTGGCGAAATGTTATGATGAACAGCTACTGTATCGTATTTGGAATTCAGGATTTAGTAACGGGTCTTGCAGGTGGTGCTACTCCAAATGACGTTGCCGCGGCAGCTGCTCACTCTGTTGCAGAACAGATTTACGAACAGCAACTTCAAGAAGTTGATGTAAGGGATCCTTTAATTTTGGTTGGTGGAAGCAGTCTTTTGAAAGGAATGGTTCTTGCACTTGAAGAGATACTTGGTAAAAAAATAATAGTTCCAAAATATTCTCAATTTATTGGTGCAGTTGGTGCTGCATTGATCTCTTCGGGATATAGGAATCTCAAAAAATAA
- the pth2 gene encoding peptidyl-tRNA hydrolase Pth2: MYEQAIVIRNDLKMGKGKMAAQACHASIQAFLHAQKISSSAVSGWMNEGQKKVVLKVNSEKELLEIFKNVNIEGLPCSLIRDAGRTQIEPGSLTAVGIGPEKEEKISKVTKDLKLL; the protein is encoded by the coding sequence ATGTATGAACAGGCTATTGTTATTCGAAATGATTTAAAAATGGGGAAGGGGAAAATGGCGGCTCAAGCCTGTCACGCATCAATTCAAGCTTTTTTACACGCTCAAAAAATAAGTTCATCAGCAGTCAGCGGCTGGATGAATGAAGGGCAGAAGAAAGTTGTTTTAAAAGTAAATTCTGAAAAGGAACTTTTAGAAATATTTAAAAACGTCAATATCGAAGGACTTCCATGCAGTTTGATAAGAGATGCTGGAAGAACCCAGATTGAACCAGGAAGTCTTACGGCTGTTGGAATTGGCCCTGAAAAAGAAGAAAAAATTTCAAAAGTTACGAAGGATTTAAAATTACTTTAA
- the tgtA gene encoding tRNA guanosine(15) transglycosylase TgtA codes for MFEIKARDAMGRLGVITINGKKIETPTIMPVIHPNPKKQTVSMDLINKLADVVITNSYITYTTPELREIAETKGIHELIDFKNVVVTDSGSFQLSVYGDVNVGPMEIIDFQEKIGVDVGTILDIPTGPDVSREKAESDLLETFKRAKDSIKRRKEMGYKLALNGTIQGSKYLDLRQKSAEVMGKMDFDIYPIGAVVPLMEDYRYREVAEVILNSKMHLPTNKPVHLFGCGHPMLFALSVALGCDLFDSAAYALYAKNGRYLTAEGTLHLEDMKDLKSFPCTCKVCSEYTPKQLFNLEEKEKTRLLAEHNLYVTFEEIDRIKNAIKEGNLWELVEERCRSHPKLLNGLRVISKYMDFIEKHDPVSKKSGFFYTGYESMDRPEIYRHKQRLERIQYDKIYVTSVSENTSKPYHENLSNVPCDVDVLIKDSVFGLVPLNIDTMYPLAQNEVPDLYDFEKKYNNEFVSEFREKHTEKILDISTYNYYINHYGKKKDCDKINPDIFRIGKMLEYQYGAKILDDELMGKVKSRRSKNTGRIRNLLLEKEVLFTLRANDNFLIPAKYGAELLHEKLEFPNYRIVIDSSVEEFARAGKSVYSKFVKDCDHELRPFEEVLIVNSDDDLLAYGTTILNGQELMEFDYGVAATLRGGIKK; via the coding sequence ATGTTTGAAATAAAAGCTCGTGATGCAATGGGAAGGCTTGGTGTAATCACGATAAACGGAAAAAAAATTGAAACTCCAACAATTATGCCTGTAATTCACCCAAATCCTAAAAAACAGACGGTTTCAATGGATTTAATAAATAAACTGGCTGACGTTGTAATTACAAACTCTTACATAACATATACAACACCAGAACTCAGAGAAATTGCGGAAACAAAAGGAATTCACGAATTAATCGACTTTAAAAATGTCGTTGTAACCGACAGCGGCTCATTTCAGTTGAGTGTTTATGGCGATGTAAATGTCGGCCCAATGGAAATAATCGATTTTCAGGAAAAAATCGGAGTAGATGTTGGAACAATACTTGATATCCCAACTGGTCCGGATGTTTCAAGAGAAAAAGCTGAAAGCGATTTATTGGAAACCTTTAAAAGAGCAAAAGACTCGATTAAAAGAAGAAAAGAAATGGGCTACAAACTCGCACTTAATGGAACTATTCAGGGTTCAAAGTACTTGGATTTAAGGCAGAAAAGTGCTGAAGTTATGGGTAAAATGGACTTTGATATCTACCCGATTGGCGCAGTAGTTCCTTTAATGGAAGATTATAGGTACAGAGAGGTTGCAGAAGTTATTTTAAATTCAAAAATGCATCTTCCAACAAACAAGCCTGTTCACCTTTTTGGATGCGGACACCCGATGTTATTTGCACTGTCAGTTGCACTTGGATGTGATTTATTTGACAGTGCCGCATATGCTCTTTATGCTAAAAATGGAAGATATTTAACAGCAGAAGGAACCCTTCACCTTGAAGACATGAAAGATTTAAAAAGTTTCCCTTGCACCTGTAAAGTATGTAGTGAATATACTCCAAAACAACTTTTTAACCTGGAAGAAAAGGAAAAAACGAGATTACTTGCAGAACACAATCTCTACGTTACTTTTGAAGAAATTGATAGAATCAAAAATGCAATAAAAGAAGGAAACCTCTGGGAACTCGTTGAAGAAAGATGCAGAAGTCACCCTAAACTTTTGAACGGTTTGAGAGTTATTTCAAAATACATGGATTTCATTGAAAAACACGACCCTGTTTCCAAAAAGTCCGGATTTTTCTACACAGGATATGAAAGTATGGATAGGCCTGAAATTTACAGGCACAAACAAAGGCTTGAGAGAATTCAGTACGATAAAATCTATGTAACAAGCGTGTCAGAAAACACTTCAAAGCCATACCACGAAAATTTAAGCAATGTTCCGTGCGACGTTGATGTACTTATAAAAGACAGTGTATTTGGGTTAGTTCCTTTAAATATCGATACAATGTATCCTTTAGCTCAAAATGAAGTACCTGATCTGTATGATTTTGAAAAGAAATACAACAATGAATTTGTAAGCGAATTTAGAGAAAAACACACTGAAAAAATACTCGATATAAGTACATATAATTATTACATAAACCACTACGGCAAGAAAAAAGATTGCGACAAAATCAATCCCGATATATTCAGAATCGGAAAAATGCTCGAATACCAGTACGGGGCAAAAATACTCGACGATGAATTAATGGGAAAAGTAAAATCAAGAAGAAGTAAAAATACCGGTAGAATTAGAAATCTTTTACTTGAAAAGGAAGTTTTGTTTACATTACGGGCAAATGACAACTTTTTAATTCCTGCAAAATATGGTGCTGAACTTTTACATGAAAAACTCGAGTTTCCTAACTATAGGATCGTAATTGACAGCAGTGTTGAAGAATTTGCAAGAGCTGGAAAATCTGTTTATTCCAAATTTGTTAAAGACTGTGATCATGAATTAAGGCCATTTGAAGAAGTATTAATTGTAAATTCTGACGATGACTTGTTGGCATACGGTACAACAATATTAAATGGTCAAGAATTGATGGAATTTGATTACGGTGTTGCGGCAACCCTTCGGGGAGGAATAAAAAAATAA
- a CDS encoding flavodoxin family protein, giving the protein MKVVAFNGSPRRDGNTSILIDKVLKELKKEGISTEHMHIAGGKLRGCTACYKCFETLNNKCIIECDIINNCIEKMVEADGIILGSPTYFTDVTAEMKALIDRAGFVAKANNDILKRKVGAAVVSVRRAGGIHVFDTINHFFSINQMISVGSDYWNLGMGLDIGDVQKDTEGLHTMELLGQNMAWILKKINE; this is encoded by the coding sequence TTGAAAGTAGTTGCATTTAATGGAAGTCCGAGAAGGGACGGAAATACGTCTATTTTAATCGATAAAGTCTTAAAAGAATTAAAAAAAGAAGGAATTTCTACAGAACACATGCATATTGCTGGCGGAAAACTCAGGGGATGCACAGCGTGCTACAAATGTTTTGAAACACTGAATAATAAATGCATAATCGAGTGCGATATTATAAATAACTGCATAGAAAAGATGGTTGAAGCTGATGGAATAATTTTGGGGTCTCCAACTTATTTTACAGACGTTACTGCTGAAATGAAAGCATTAATTGATAGGGCAGGCTTTGTAGCAAAGGCAAACAACGATATTTTAAAAAGAAAAGTTGGAGCAGCGGTAGTTTCTGTAAGAAGGGCTGGCGGAATTCATGTTTTTGATACAATAAATCACTTTTTTTCAATAAATCAGATGATAAGTGTTGGATCAGACTACTGGAATTTGGGAATGGGTCTTGATATTGGGGACGTTCAAAAAGATACCGAAGGACTGCATACTATGGAACTACTTGGCCAAAATATGGCATGGATTTTAAAAAAAATCAACGAATAA
- a CDS encoding MBL fold metallo-hydrolase produces MLKLLYNGSITYLDEENGMFVGPSSSCTYIETSKNKIIVDTSSRDKKKIIISNLNKLDVKLKDIDYIISSHNHNNHNGNNDLFRNAKIVKYSDGSINDLKDPELDLIWTPGHTFDSISVIYEDYVVAPAAIHRKKNVLENLDLPIAIDLELSKKSIQKIVSLKKNIITGHDGILYASDYL; encoded by the coding sequence TTGTTAAAATTATTATATAATGGATCAATTACGTATCTCGATGAGGAAAATGGCATGTTCGTGGGCCCGAGTTCTTCATGTACGTATATCGAAACATCAAAAAATAAAATAATCGTGGATACATCTTCAAGGGATAAAAAAAAGATTATAATTTCAAATTTAAACAAATTAGACGTTAAATTAAAGGATATTGATTATATTATAAGTTCGCACAACCACAACAACCACAATGGAAATAACGACCTTTTTAGAAATGCCAAAATCGTCAAATATTCTGATGGATCCATAAATGACCTTAAAGACCCTGAACTAGATCTAATATGGACTCCCGGACACACTTTCGACAGTATTTCCGTGATTTATGAAGATTACGTGGTTGCACCTGCTGCAATCCACCGTAAGAAAAACGTGCTTGAAAATTTAGATCTTCCAATTGCAATTGATCTCGAACTTTCGAAAAAATCAATTCAAAAAATTGTATCTTTAAAAAAGAATATTATAACTGGACATGACGGGATATTATACGCTTCAGACTATCTTTAA
- the budA gene encoding acetolactate decarboxylase: protein MNIFVKCLVIMMVLFSGCISADDSSDSEIKSEQVSDVLYQVSTINALMERIYDGFIPVNELVSHGDFGIGTFDKLDGEMVVLDGICYQVKADGVAYAVENVTTPFATVTSFENDETYFLNDMNISEFESYFESKFPSKNMVYAVKLTGKFSKMKTRSVPSQEKPYEKLVDVVKNQSVFEFENVSGTVVGFWVPEFMSGLNVPLYHLHFITDDRTAGGHILDFEIDSVEASFDTTPEFYMVLPTSGEFYSMDFSDNLENDLKAVEKQ from the coding sequence ATGAATATATTTGTAAAATGTTTAGTAATCATGATGGTGTTATTTTCTGGCTGTATTTCTGCAGATGACAGCTCTGATTCAGAAATCAAGTCAGAACAGGTTTCAGATGTTTTATATCAGGTATCTACGATAAATGCGTTGATGGAACGCATTTATGATGGATTTATTCCAGTAAATGAACTTGTATCTCACGGGGATTTTGGAATAGGTACTTTTGATAAACTCGATGGGGAAATGGTTGTTCTGGATGGAATATGCTATCAGGTTAAAGCAGACGGTGTAGCATATGCTGTTGAAAATGTAACAACTCCTTTTGCAACTGTTACTTCGTTTGAAAATGATGAAACGTATTTTTTAAATGATATGAATATTTCAGAGTTTGAATCATACTTTGAATCGAAATTCCCTTCTAAAAATATGGTTTATGCCGTAAAATTAACCGGTAAATTCTCAAAAATGAAAACAAGAAGTGTTCCATCCCAAGAAAAACCCTATGAAAAACTGGTGGATGTTGTAAAAAATCAGTCAGTATTTGAATTTGAAAATGTTTCTGGAACTGTTGTCGGGTTTTGGGTTCCTGAATTCATGTCTGGTTTAAATGTTCCTTTGTACCACTTACATTTCATAACTGATGATAGAACTGCGGGAGGACACATTCTTGATTTTGAAATTGATTCTGTCGAAGCTTCATTTGATACTACGCCAGAATTTTACATGGTTCTTCCAACTTCTGGAGAATTTTACAGTATGGACTTTTCAGATAATCTTGAAAATGACCTAAAAGCTGTAGAAAAACAATAA
- the thpR gene encoding RNA 2',3'-cyclic phosphodiesterase gives MRCFLAIELNSDLKENLENLKKQFDLKGIKTVEKDNLHITVKFLGDVDDKKLEEILNSDLKIKKVISEIKGVGTFPNEEYIRVIWIGTTKLEETLKNIDEKLFKLGFKKEKSYDPHITLGRVKFIENNSKETLKKVIEKNKHVDFGKIEINSVSLMKSTLTKEGPVYETIKKWE, from the coding sequence ATGAGATGTTTTCTTGCTATTGAATTAAATTCCGATTTAAAAGAAAATTTGGAAAACTTAAAAAAACAGTTTGACTTAAAAGGCATAAAAACAGTTGAAAAAGATAATTTACATATAACCGTGAAATTTTTAGGAGATGTTGACGATAAAAAACTTGAAGAAATACTTAACTCGGATTTAAAAATTAAAAAAGTTATTTCTGAGATAAAAGGGGTTGGAACATTTCCAAATGAAGAATATATCCGTGTAATATGGATTGGAACAACAAAACTTGAAGAAACTTTAAAAAATATTGATGAAAAGCTCTTTAAATTGGGTTTTAAAAAAGAAAAAAGTTATGATCCACATATCACACTTGGAAGAGTTAAATTTATCGAAAATAATTCAAAAGAAACATTAAAAAAGGTAATTGAAAAAAATAAACACGTGGATTTTGGAAAAATAGAAATAAATTCAGTTTCACTCATGAAAAGTACGTTAACTAAAGAAGGACCAGTTTATGAAACCATTAAAAAGTGGGAATAA
- the nrpR gene encoding global nitrogen regulator NrpR, whose protein sequence is MDSNIDVEILSILSEASAPVGAKIIADALKDRGYDIGERAVRYHLKELDENSLTKKLGYSGREITEKGIEELEKANISFRIGSVYSQVIEKLYLSDFPSKVLINTAKFEGDYKTIKELVLKSFEAGYSVGDYLNIRKKGYSVFVETLCSITFDNFLLKNGIIPTPEYGGIVKFEDYEPVNFEGVIEFKSTSIDPLVAFIMQGKTDVIGVIENGEGLVPANFRVIPKSSEKQFENILKKDMLNSVLAYGTENVLGMNLNPEQIGVVLVGGLTPLCIPHESGYAADISAATQLKDISSMEKKTKGFLEAKKKKGKFKVTPVLSKMLSKMQGVNYDIEDKKGNVVVNTAKVPIEYKEEAINALKDSYENKLAISDRLKVECDEEFLNAYTICSLTVDGVFLKNKIPVIPYYGGILEVKADEKRFIEAIDYEGTSLDPHEVFFNKADGKNYILAGIRKVPMSASEKLIELNEKLGWNSIIEVGRPNNDICGVRVEKCMFGITTIGGTNPFANMRKNNIPVEMKTLHKSIDYSELTNYDDI, encoded by the coding sequence ATGGACAGTAATATCGATGTTGAAATATTATCCATTCTATCAGAAGCATCTGCTCCAGTTGGTGCAAAAATAATCGCGGATGCATTAAAAGATAGAGGATATGATATTGGGGAACGGGCAGTTAGGTATCACTTAAAAGAACTTGATGAAAACAGCCTTACAAAAAAATTAGGATATTCCGGAAGAGAAATCACTGAAAAAGGAATTGAAGAACTTGAAAAAGCAAATATTTCATTTAGAATCGGCTCAGTATATTCACAAGTGATTGAAAAACTTTATTTATCGGATTTTCCTTCAAAAGTTCTGATAAATACTGCCAAATTCGAAGGAGATTATAAAACAATCAAAGAACTTGTTTTAAAATCTTTTGAAGCAGGTTATTCAGTAGGGGATTACCTAAATATCAGAAAAAAAGGATATTCAGTATTTGTTGAAACCCTCTGTAGTATTACGTTTGATAATTTTTTATTGAAAAACGGAATAATTCCAACCCCTGAATACGGTGGAATCGTTAAATTTGAAGACTACGAACCAGTAAATTTTGAAGGAGTAATTGAATTTAAAAGTACCTCGATCGATCCATTGGTTGCATTTATTATGCAGGGTAAAACGGATGTAATTGGCGTAATTGAAAATGGAGAAGGGCTTGTTCCTGCAAATTTCAGAGTTATTCCAAAATCAAGTGAAAAACAGTTTGAAAATATCCTTAAAAAAGATATGTTAAATTCTGTTTTAGCATATGGAACTGAAAACGTACTTGGAATGAATTTAAACCCTGAACAGATTGGTGTAGTGTTAGTTGGTGGATTAACACCACTTTGTATCCCTCACGAATCAGGGTACGCCGCAGATATCAGTGCTGCCACACAGCTTAAAGATATTTCATCAATGGAAAAAAAAACGAAAGGATTCCTTGAAGCAAAGAAAAAGAAAGGAAAATTTAAAGTAACTCCAGTTTTATCCAAAATGCTTTCAAAAATGCAGGGTGTAAACTACGATATTGAAGATAAAAAAGGCAATGTTGTTGTAAACACTGCAAAAGTTCCTATTGAATACAAAGAAGAAGCAATAAATGCATTGAAAGACAGTTATGAAAATAAACTCGCAATTTCAGATCGCTTAAAAGTAGAATGCGATGAAGAATTCTTAAATGCATACACAATCTGTTCATTAACCGTTGATGGAGTATTTTTGAAAAACAAAATTCCTGTAATTCCCTACTATGGTGGAATTTTAGAAGTGAAAGCAGATGAAAAACGGTTTATTGAAGCAATTGACTACGAAGGAACGTCTCTTGACCCTCACGAAGTATTTTTCAATAAAGCTGATGGTAAAAACTACATTTTAGCAGGTATTCGAAAAGTTCCAATGTCTGCGTCTGAAAAATTAATAGAACTTAACGAAAAACTTGGCTGGAATTCGATAATCGAAGTAGGAAGGCCAAATAACGACATTTGCGGTGTTCGTGTTGAAAAATGTATGTTTGGAATTACCACGATTGGTGGAACAAACCCATTTGCAAATATGCGCAAAAACAACATCCCTGTGGAAATGAAGACCCTTCACAAATCAATTGACTATTCAGAACTAACAAATTACGACGATATTTAA
- a CDS encoding Trm112 family protein — MKWLEELIDLLECPKCKGELELLGNKLHCKKCNKNYLIKDKIPVLLDE; from the coding sequence ATGAAATGGCTTGAAGAATTGATTGATTTATTGGAATGCCCAAAGTGTAAGGGTGAGTTAGAGCTTTTGGGCAATAAATTACACTGTAAAAAATGTAATAAAAATTATTTAATTAAAGATAAAATCCCAGTACTCCTTGACGAATAG